In Gymnogyps californianus isolate 813 chromosome 6, ASM1813914v2, whole genome shotgun sequence, a single window of DNA contains:
- the LOC127018071 gene encoding uncharacterized protein LOC127018071, with the protein MVKKNTIPDGWRSLTPVGQPIPGTRFIAFKVPLKGAINQRLTPTQKFTPKDLIAAMKALNVELGLIIDLTYTTRYYEVKDLPKSVQYKKLYTVGLEVPDNATILQFKKWVRKFLWENAGNEKLIGVHCTNGINRTGYLICRYLIDVEGWDPEAAIQAFGEARGHRMDGLVYLTDLRTQPMRSNLGMDVWDSDEDIIPPPHAMEGPVERFPNEDFQGSGKRLRIYDDHSHNDLQGQIQLRDFDFINKGSGQRRRPFHDHQTQDDLRAPMQMRNLDYNRGPGQRRRPFPDHQFYDDYQEDMQLKDLDFSNKGPGQRLRPFHGHHFHDDLQAERQSRDIEFNRGHGQRQRSFPDHPSHNDLQEDRQSKDFDFGSRGRGQRQRLFHDHQSRDEFQTQMQLKELDCVNKGPGQRLRSFHDCQSHDDLQPQMQLGDFEFVNRGRGQRLRPFNDHQPHNDLQTEMQLKDYVNKGPGQRHRPFHDHQPYDDLQEETQLKDFDYVNKGHGQRPRPFHDHPGHDDLPHEWCSDRSQSFSSHENVPEPHFSSSPSLHRDYGSDNDDFNRSYSNRPNCPEDNRRMHPSDEFNRGKNRFAPYSSRTMHPSSSVHQEDSSIDYERKPFQGETTREMEQSKRLPVVTVDYNYGLPLDYGPEEEERTHYDLPARDRYNWN; encoded by the exons ATGGCGGAGTTTGACACCAGTTGGACAGCCTATACCAGGAACTAGATTTATTGCATTCAAAGTACCTTTAAAAGGG GCAATTAACCAGAGGCTTACCCCAACCCAGAAATTTACACCAAAAGACTTAATTGCTGCAATGAAAGCCCTAAATGTGGAGCTTGGATTAATTATTGATTTAACATATACGACACGATACTATGAAGTTAAG GATTTACCTAAAAGTGTGCAGTATAAGAAACTTTATACTGTTGGACTTGAAGTCCCCGATAATGCTACTATCCTACAGTTCAAAAAATGGGTCAGAAAATTCCTATGGGAAAATGCAGGAAATG AGAAACTCATTGGCGTTCACTGTACTAATGGAATTAATAGAACTGGCTACCTTATATGTAG atatcTTATAGATGTTGAAGGCTGGGATCCAGAGGCAGCAATCCAAG cttttggTGAGGCTAGAGGTCATCGCATGGATGGTCTTGTGTATCTCACAGATCTCAGAACACAACCAATGAGAAG TAACCTTGGAATGGATGTATGGGATTCAGATGAAGATATTATTCCCCCACCACATGCAATGGAAGGACCTGTAGAGCGGTTCCCAAATGAAGATTTTCAGGG GTCTGGGAAAAGATTAAGAATTTATGATGACCACTCTCACAATGATTTGCAAGGACAGATACAGTTGAGAGATTTTGATTTCATTAATAAGGGATCTGGACAAAGACGAAGACCATTTCATGACCATCAGACTCAGGATGATTTAAGAGCACCGATGCAGATGAGAAATTTGGACTACAATAGGGGACCAGGACAGAGGCGAAGACCCTTTCCTGATCACCAGTTTTATGATGATTATCAAGAAGACATGCAGCTGAAGGACCTAGACTTCAGTAACAAGGGACCTGGACAAAGGTTGAGACCTTTTCATGGACACCACTTTCATGATGATTTACAGGCAGAGAGACAATCGAGGGACATTGAATTTAACAGAGGCCATGGACAAAGGCAGAGATCTTTTCCTGACCATCCATCTCATAATGATTTGCAGGAAGACAGGCAGTCAAAGGATTTtgattttggtagcaggggcCGTGGCCAGAGACAAAGACTGTTCCATGACCACCAATCTCGTGATGAATTTCAGACTCAGATGCAGTTGAAAGAGTTAGATTGTGTCAACAAAGGTCCTGGCCAAAGACTAAGATCTTTCCATGACTGTCAGTCACATGATGACTTACAGCCACAGATGCAATTGGGAGATTTTGAATTTGTTAATAGGGGTCGTGGGCAGAGGTTGAGACCTTTCAATGATCACCAGCCTCACAATGACTTACAGACAGAGATGCAACTAAAAGATTATGTTAATAAAGGTCCTGGACAAAGGCACAGACCTTTTCATGACCATCAGCCTTATGATGACTTACAGGAAGAGACTCAGTTAAAAGATTTTGATTATGTTAATAAAGGGCATGGACAAAGGCCAAGACCTTTTCACGATCATCCAGGTCACGATGACTTGCCACATGAATGGTGTTCAGACAG AAGTcaatctttttcttcccatgaaAATGTACCAGAACCTCATTTCTCCTCATCTCCTTCACTTCACAGAGATTATGGGTCTGATAATGATGACTTTAACAGAAGTTATAG TAATCGACCAAATTGTCCTGAAGACAATAGGAGAATGCATCCGTCAGATGAATTtaatagaggaaaaaacagatttgcaCCATATTCTTCACGAACAATGCATCCATCTTCATCTGTACACCAAGAAGATAGTTCAATAGACTACGAAAGAAAACCTTTTCAAGGTGAAACTACCAGAGAGATGGAACAAAGCAAAAGATTACCAGTTGTAACAGTTGATTATAATTATGGTCTGCCATTAGATTATGGAcctgaagaggaagagagaacacATTATGATTTACCTGCAAGAGACCGCTATAACTGGAACTGA